Proteins from one Deinococcus actinosclerus genomic window:
- the rpmB gene encoding 50S ribosomal protein L28, whose protein sequence is MSRECYLTGKKNLVVNSVTRRGKARAQGGVGRKVTGVTRRVQRANLHKRAICEGGVTKTVWLSASALRTLSRGPYRGIELL, encoded by the coding sequence ATGAGTCGTGAATGCTACCTGACCGGCAAGAAGAACCTCGTGGTGAACAGCGTCACCCGGCGCGGCAAGGCCCGCGCGCAGGGCGGGGTGGGCCGCAAGGTCACCGGCGTGACCCGGCGCGTGCAGCGCGCCAACCTCCACAAGCGCGCCATCTGCGAGGGCGGCGTCACGAAGACCGTCTGGCTCAGCGCCAGCGCCCTGCGCACCCTCAGCCGCGGCCCGTACCGGGGCATCGAACTGCTGTGA